A stretch of the Chloroflexota bacterium genome encodes the following:
- a CDS encoding enoyl-CoA hydratase (Catalyzes the reversible hydration of unsaturated fatty acyl-CoA to beta-hydroxyacyl-CoA), with protein sequence MSYETILIETRERVGLIRLNRPKALNALNKTLLIELISALEVFDADENIGAMVITGSEKAFAAGADIKEMANASAVEMLNSNFIPTFDRIRAIKKPVIAAVAGWALGGGSELALSCDMIIAAENAKFGQPEINIGVIPGAGGTQRLAKAVGKALAMEMVLNNRTLSAAEALHYGIVNHVVPPERCLEEALQLAAEIAARAPLAVQLGKEAVNQAFETSLTEGLADERRAFTLLFATADQKEGMAAFIEKRPPEWTGQ encoded by the coding sequence ATGTCCTACGAAACTATCCTCATCGAAACTCGCGAACGCGTTGGCCTCATCCGCCTGAACCGGCCCAAAGCCCTGAACGCCCTCAATAAAACCCTGCTCATCGAGCTAATATCCGCGTTGGAAGTTTTCGACGCCGACGAAAATATCGGCGCAATGGTCATCACAGGCAGCGAAAAAGCCTTTGCCGCGGGAGCCGACATCAAAGAGATGGCCAATGCCTCGGCGGTGGAAATGCTTAACAGCAATTTTATTCCCACGTTTGACCGCATCCGGGCGATCAAAAAACCAGTTATCGCCGCGGTGGCGGGCTGGGCGTTGGGCGGGGGCAGCGAACTTGCACTTTCATGCGATATGATTATCGCCGCCGAAAACGCCAAGTTCGGGCAGCCAGAAATTAATATCGGCGTGATCCCCGGGGCCGGGGGCACACAGCGCCTGGCAAAAGCCGTTGGGAAAGCGCTGGCGATGGAAATGGTACTCAATAACCGTACACTCAGCGCCGCCGAAGCTTTGCACTATGGTATTGTCAACCACGTGGTACCGCCCGAACGCTGCTTGGAAGAAGCTCTGCAACTGGCCGCCGAAATTGCCGCCCGCGCCCCGCTGGCTGTACAACTCGGTAAAGAAGCCGTCAATCAGGCTTTTGAAACCTCACTCACTGAAGGGCTGGCGGATGAACGCCGCGCCTTCACGCTGCTCTTCGCCACTGCAGACCAGAAAGAAGGCATGGCTGCCTTCATCGAAAAACGCCCGCCAGAGTGGACAGGGCAGTAA
- a CDS encoding AAC(3) family N-acetyltransferase, translating to MITFREFVTALRQLGLNGTQPIIAHASLSAFGPVKGGADTLVGAMLATSAGVMMPTFTYKTMLTPPDGPPNNGITYGSEGDQNQMAEFFHPEMPADTLMGVVAETLRQHPQAQRSIHPIYSFAGIHLEEAIHTQTLADPFAPIEWLTDSQGVVLLLGVDHTANTSIHFAEQRAGRRQFLRWALTSQGIVECPAWPGCSFGFNAITPWLESYTRETNLGNALIQLIPLSMLVRTTERIIATDPNALLCELEDCERCQAVRANHV from the coding sequence ATGATTACTTTTCGAGAATTCGTCACTGCTCTACGCCAACTGGGTTTGAATGGCACTCAACCCATCATCGCGCACGCCTCGCTTTCGGCGTTTGGACCCGTGAAAGGCGGCGCGGATACGTTAGTCGGAGCGATGCTAGCAACCAGCGCGGGGGTGATGATGCCGACCTTCACCTATAAAACCATGCTGACTCCCCCCGATGGGCCGCCGAATAATGGCATCACCTATGGCAGCGAGGGCGACCAAAATCAGATGGCAGAATTCTTCCACCCAGAGATGCCCGCCGATACGCTGATGGGCGTTGTGGCTGAAACCCTGCGCCAACATCCCCAGGCGCAACGCTCAATTCACCCAATTTATTCCTTTGCGGGGATTCATCTCGAGGAGGCCATCCACACCCAAACATTGGCCGACCCCTTCGCACCGATCGAGTGGCTGACTGATTCTCAGGGCGTGGTGCTGCTCCTGGGGGTAGATCACACTGCCAATACGAGTATCCACTTTGCAGAACAACGCGCCGGGCGCAGACAATTCCTCCGTTGGGCACTCACCTCACAGGGCATCGTCGAATGTCCTGCCTGGCCGGGGTGTTCCTTCGGATTCAATGCCATCACCCCCTGGCTGGAATCCTATACCCGCGAAACTAACCTGGGAAATGCACTCATCCAGTTGATTCCCCTGTCCATGCTGGTTCGAACAACGGAGCGCATCATCGCCACTGATCCAAACGCATTGCTCTGCGAACTCGAAGATTGTGAACGCTGTCAGGCTGTGCGCGCAAACCACGTCTAA
- a CDS encoding AAA domain-containing protein has translation MRFDRFTERAQEAAQRAAEIIQRYGHNQIDTEHILLALIEQPEGLVPQILEILKIDSPQLTDRLDYVLRTSPKANIFGGGAGQIFITPRVKRIVDLANQEANRLKDEYISTEHLFLAILSERNTPAGRMLDGAGVTKERTMEAIQQMRGGQRVTDPKSEQRYKVLEKYSRDLTTMAREGKLDPVIGRDNEIMRVIQILSRRTKNNPVLIGEAGVGKTAIVEGLAQKIATNDVPEILSGKKVVSLDLGAMVAGSRFRGEFEERLKAAIEDIQRAEGEIILFIDELHTVVGAGSAGGTLDASNMLKPALARGELQCVGATTLDEYHKYIEKDSALERRFAPVYVDEPSVEDTILMLHGLRDRYEAHHKVSFSDEALVAAARLSTRYVADRRLPDKAIDLMDEAAAKLRVALYSLPPELKAKKTEIDRLMVEEEQAGLERDYERAAEKKTERARLEEEFKTEREQWESEHELDEVVDEDDVAEVVSQWTGIPVNQMLETESERLLEMEVRLHERVIGQKDAIHAISDAIRRARSGMKDPKRPIGSFIFIGPSGVGKTELAKALAEFMFDDEEALVRIDMSEYREQHTVSRLFGAPPGYVGYEEGGQLTEAVRRRPYRVILFDEIEKAHPEVWNALLQIFDDGRLTDGQGNLVDFRNTVLIMTSNLGTEYVRSSGSLGFLRDAGDSRERESHAKIQSELKKTFRPEFLNRIDEIITFSPLSLEEMVEIVGLQMNEVEERLSELGIKVELTDAARRWLAEIGFDPDFGARPLKRALQKFIESPLSVKLLGNEIAKGCTVKVDVNPEDKQSLSFEIDNPPIAPEAIEKEENISA, from the coding sequence ATGCGATTTGATCGCTTTACCGAGCGGGCACAAGAAGCTGCTCAACGAGCCGCCGAAATCATCCAGCGCTACGGACATAACCAGATTGACACCGAACACATTTTGCTGGCGCTGATCGAGCAGCCAGAGGGTCTGGTGCCCCAAATTCTTGAGATTCTCAAAATTGATTCACCACAACTCACCGACCGGCTGGATTATGTGCTGCGCACCAGTCCCAAAGCCAATATTTTTGGCGGCGGCGCGGGGCAAATTTTCATCACACCGCGCGTCAAACGCATTGTGGATCTCGCCAATCAGGAAGCCAATCGCCTGAAAGACGAATATATTTCCACCGAACATCTCTTTTTAGCGATTCTGAGCGAACGCAACACCCCCGCGGGGCGCATGCTCGATGGCGCGGGGGTTACCAAAGAACGCACCATGGAAGCTATTCAACAGATGCGCGGCGGTCAGCGGGTAACCGATCCGAAATCCGAACAGCGCTACAAAGTATTGGAAAAATATTCCCGCGATTTAACGACCATGGCCCGCGAGGGCAAACTCGACCCGGTTATTGGGCGCGACAACGAGATTATGCGCGTGATCCAGATTCTCTCGCGGCGCACAAAAAACAACCCGGTGCTGATCGGCGAAGCCGGCGTCGGCAAAACTGCTATCGTTGAAGGGCTGGCTCAAAAAATTGCTACAAATGATGTGCCTGAAATTCTTTCGGGCAAAAAAGTGGTCTCGCTCGATTTGGGCGCGATGGTGGCCGGATCGCGCTTCCGCGGCGAATTCGAAGAACGCCTCAAGGCCGCCATCGAAGATATTCAGCGCGCCGAGGGGGAAATCATCCTGTTCATTGACGAGTTGCACACCGTAGTCGGCGCGGGATCGGCTGGCGGCACGCTGGATGCCTCCAACATGCTCAAACCAGCGCTGGCGCGCGGCGAGTTGCAATGTGTCGGTGCGACCACCCTGGATGAATATCACAAATATATCGAAAAAGATTCGGCCCTTGAGCGGCGTTTTGCCCCCGTTTATGTGGACGAACCCAGCGTTGAAGATACCATTCTGATGCTACATGGCCTGCGCGACCGCTATGAAGCGCATCACAAAGTCAGCTTTTCCGATGAAGCCCTGGTCGCCGCGGCGCGCCTCTCAACGCGCTACGTCGCCGACCGTCGCCTCCCCGACAAAGCTATCGACCTGATGGATGAAGCCGCCGCCAAACTGCGCGTGGCGCTCTACTCTCTGCCACCTGAACTCAAGGCCAAGAAAACTGAAATTGACCGTCTAATGGTCGAAGAAGAACAAGCCGGGCTCGAACGCGATTACGAGCGCGCCGCTGAAAAGAAAACCGAGCGCGCCCGGTTAGAAGAAGAATTCAAAACCGAGCGTGAACAATGGGAGAGCGAGCACGAGCTTGACGAAGTCGTTGACGAAGATGATGTCGCCGAAGTTGTCTCCCAATGGACGGGCATCCCGGTTAATCAAATGCTCGAAACCGAATCCGAGCGCCTGCTCGAAATGGAAGTACGTTTGCACGAACGTGTCATCGGGCAAAAAGACGCCATTCATGCCATCTCCGACGCCATCCGGCGGGCGCGCTCCGGGATGAAAGACCCCAAACGCCCCATCGGTTCGTTCATTTTTATTGGGCCTTCGGGTGTGGGCAAAACCGAACTTGCCAAAGCCCTGGCCGAATTTATGTTCGACGACGAAGAAGCCTTGGTGCGCATTGATATGAGCGAATACCGTGAACAACACACCGTCTCGCGGCTCTTTGGCGCGCCTCCCGGCTATGTGGGCTACGAAGAAGGCGGCCAGCTCACCGAGGCCGTGCGCCGCCGCCCCTACCGCGTGATACTCTTTGACGAAATCGAAAAAGCGCACCCCGAGGTCTGGAATGCGCTGTTACAAATTTTCGATGATGGTCGCCTCACCGATGGGCAGGGCAACCTGGTTGATTTCCGCAACACTGTCCTCATCATGACCAGCAACCTGGGCACCGAATACGTGCGCTCGTCGGGCAGTCTGGGCTTCTTACGCGATGCAGGCGATTCGCGCGAGCGCGAGTCGCACGCCAAAATCCAGTCGGAACTCAAGAAAACCTTCCGCCCCGAATTTCTTAACCGCATCGATGAAATCATCACCTTCTCACCGCTTTCGCTGGAAGAAATGGTAGAAATTGTGGGACTGCAAATGAATGAGGTCGAGGAACGCCTGAGTGAACTGGGCATCAAAGTGGAACTGACGGACGCGGCCCGCAGGTGGCTCGCCGAAATTGGCTTTGATCCCGATTTTGGGGCGCGCCCGTTAAAACGTGCCCTGCAGAAATTTATCGAAAGCCCACTCTCGGTAAAGCTACTCGGCAACGAAATCGCAAAAGGCTGCACCGTGAAAGTAGATGTGAATCCTGAGGATAAACAAAGCCTAAGCTTCGAGATCGACAACCCCCCCATAGCTCCTGAAGCTATCGAAAAAGAAGAAAATATCAGCGCCTAG
- a CDS encoding ABC transporter permease subunit, producing MAQTTLSQHNRLPARLHSLLSWGLFAGGIVVLLLLSQKLSALDIFPEHWNFGLREVLNEFKRWVVVNRNSHWMFAFFFEPLSAVIDFTLRRIENFLLWLPWPVVIFAVFIFAERIRGLRLAFLMVACLLPMGMFGLWEESLQTLALMVTAVIFSLALGIPLGIWSARNDLVEKIFRPILDAMQTMPAFVYLIPVLLFFGVARVPSIIATVIYALPPAIRLTSLGLRSVSDEMIEAADAFGSTEKQVLRKVQLPLALPTIMVGVNQTIMMALSIVVIAALIGAGGLGEVVLKALRRLRVGSALEAGLAIVFMAVLLDRLSAALAQIERHSVEQFRGFRLFSEKLRGNKLVVWIEAGIQRVYALGAAVAASLEKRLEKTFGPKVRWLSGRAEWITILFFFVLATALFLLAGVQSFPKALHFDISQPVDAMVQWMQVNLYNIGDSGIGTGPLRDFLIIYVFKPLRTFLTDQVPWTVVAFVFVYAAFAASGWRLMLSVLVLVLSIGLIGMWPFTMDTLGQTLVAGVICVGLGIPLGIWSSKSDRADQMIRPVLDFLQTIPIFVYLVPVIMLFGTGSVAGLIASVLYAAVPVIRLTNAGIRSVDVALKESAQAFGSTWLQTLLKIEIPLALPAIMLGINQTIMMVLAMVIIAGLVGATGLGLEVYQGFANDNLGRSVEAGLAIVLCAIVIDRITQQFARKASQAANLN from the coding sequence ATGGCGCAAACAACGCTCTCGCAGCACAATCGATTGCCAGCACGTCTTCACTCACTCCTGAGTTGGGGTTTGTTCGCTGGGGGGATTGTGGTTTTGTTGTTGCTGAGTCAAAAACTCAGCGCACTGGATATTTTCCCCGAACACTGGAATTTCGGTCTGCGTGAGGTGCTCAATGAGTTCAAGCGTTGGGTGGTTGTCAATCGCAATAGCCACTGGATGTTTGCATTTTTCTTTGAACCGTTGAGCGCAGTGATCGATTTCACCCTGCGCCGCATTGAAAATTTTCTTTTATGGCTGCCCTGGCCGGTAGTGATTTTCGCCGTTTTCATTTTTGCCGAGCGTATTCGTGGTTTACGCTTGGCATTCCTCATGGTGGCCTGCCTGTTGCCGATGGGCATGTTCGGTTTGTGGGAAGAGAGCCTGCAAACGCTGGCGCTGATGGTCACGGCAGTCATCTTCTCTTTGGCGTTAGGAATTCCTTTGGGAATTTGGTCGGCGCGCAACGATCTGGTGGAGAAAATTTTTCGCCCCATTCTGGATGCCATGCAAACCATGCCAGCGTTTGTTTATCTCATTCCGGTGTTGCTGTTCTTCGGGGTGGCGCGCGTGCCCAGTATTATCGCCACCGTTATTTATGCGCTGCCCCCCGCGATCCGCCTCACCAGCCTCGGGCTGCGTTCGGTATCTGATGAGATGATTGAGGCCGCCGATGCTTTCGGTTCCACTGAAAAACAAGTGCTGCGCAAGGTCCAACTCCCTCTGGCGTTGCCCACAATTATGGTCGGCGTGAATCAAACAATCATGATGGCATTGAGTATTGTGGTGATCGCGGCGTTGATTGGCGCGGGTGGCTTGGGCGAAGTTGTGCTGAAAGCGTTGCGCCGCCTGCGGGTGGGTTCGGCATTGGAAGCCGGATTGGCGATTGTCTTTATGGCTGTGCTGCTCGACCGCCTGAGCGCGGCTCTGGCGCAAATTGAACGCCACAGCGTAGAGCAGTTCCGCGGTTTTCGCTTGTTTAGCGAAAAATTACGCGGGAACAAACTTGTTGTATGGATCGAAGCAGGTATTCAACGAGTATATGCGCTGGGTGCTGCGGTGGCGGCGAGTTTGGAAAAACGCCTGGAAAAAACCTTTGGCCCGAAAGTCCGTTGGCTGTCTGGCCGCGCCGAATGGATCACTATTCTGTTTTTCTTTGTGTTGGCAACCGCGCTCTTTTTGTTGGCGGGAGTGCAGTCTTTTCCCAAAGCGTTGCATTTTGATATTAGTCAGCCCGTTGATGCGATGGTGCAGTGGATGCAGGTTAATTTGTATAATATTGGTGATTCCGGCATTGGCACCGGCCCGTTGCGCGATTTTCTAATTATCTATGTTTTCAAGCCGCTGCGCACATTCCTCACTGATCAGGTGCCCTGGACGGTTGTGGCTTTTGTATTTGTGTATGCGGCTTTTGCGGCCAGCGGATGGCGGCTGATGCTCTCTGTCCTGGTGTTGGTTTTATCCATCGGGTTGATCGGAATGTGGCCGTTTACTATGGACACGCTGGGGCAAACGCTGGTTGCCGGGGTAATCTGCGTAGGGTTGGGAATTCCTTTGGGAATCTGGTCATCCAAGAGCGATCGCGCCGATCAGATGATTCGTCCGGTGCTGGATTTTCTGCAAACCATCCCCATTTTTGTCTATCTCGTCCCGGTGATTATGCTCTTTGGCACGGGCAGCGTGGCCGGGCTGATTGCTTCGGTGTTATATGCCGCTGTGCCGGTCATCCGCCTGACAAATGCCGGAATCCGCAGCGTGGATGTGGCGCTCAAAGAGTCGGCGCAGGCCTTTGGCTCAACCTGGCTGCAAACCCTGTTGAAGATCGAAATTCCACTGGCGCTGCCGGCCATTATGCTGGGGATCAACCAAACCATTATGATGGTGCTGGCGATGGTGATTATTGCCGGTTTGGTGGGGGCAACCGGCCTGGGTTTGGAGGTCTATCAGGGTTTTGCCAACGATAACCTCGGACGCAGCGTGGAAGCTGGCCTGGCAATTGTGCTCTGTGCGATTGTGATTGACCGGATTACGCAGCAGTTTGCGCGTAAGGCCAGCCAGGCCGCGAATTTAAATTAG
- a CDS encoding glycine betaine/L-proline ABC transporter ATP-binding protein, which produces MSTVQLRNIWKIFGPNPKYVYDTMDQAASRSEILSQTGHVVAVRDVSLEVARGEIFVVMGLSGSGKSTLVRCLSRLIEPTVGQVLIDDVDVTAMNADDLRQLRRHTVSMVFQRFGLFPHRRVVDNVAYGLEVRGMAVSERRLKAYEILQLVGLDGWEDRYPHELSGGMQQRVGLARALAVDPEIMLCDEPFSALDPLIRRDMQDELLNLQQELHKTILFITHDFHEAIKLGDRIAIMKDGAIVQVGTAQQIVAHPVDEYVREFTQDVPRTKVLTAETIMLSHDGKNALSGEAVLYNTTIEALIPRISATDALFPVVNAADEIIGVLDRHTVLMALAES; this is translated from the coding sequence ATGAGCACTGTTCAACTTCGTAATATTTGGAAAATCTTTGGCCCGAATCCAAAATATGTGTACGATACAATGGATCAGGCTGCCTCGCGCAGCGAGATACTCAGCCAAACCGGGCATGTTGTCGCTGTGCGCGATGTTTCGCTGGAGGTTGCCAGGGGCGAAATTTTTGTTGTTATGGGGTTGTCGGGCAGCGGCAAATCGACTTTGGTGCGCTGCCTCTCGCGTCTGATCGAGCCAACCGTGGGCCAGGTGCTGATCGACGATGTGGATGTCACCGCCATGAACGCGGACGACCTGCGCCAGTTGCGGCGGCATACGGTCAGCATGGTCTTTCAGCGTTTTGGTCTGTTTCCGCACCGGCGGGTGGTGGATAATGTGGCCTACGGGCTTGAAGTGCGTGGAATGGCTGTCAGTGAGCGGCGCTTGAAAGCCTATGAGATTTTGCAACTTGTCGGGCTGGATGGCTGGGAAGATCGTTATCCGCACGAACTCAGCGGGGGGATGCAGCAAAGGGTGGGGTTGGCGCGCGCCCTGGCGGTGGACCCTGAAATTATGCTGTGTGACGAACCCTTTAGCGCCCTCGATCCGTTGATTCGCCGCGATATGCAAGATGAACTCCTCAACTTGCAGCAAGAACTCCACAAAACGATTCTGTTCATCACGCATGATTTTCATGAAGCCATTAAATTGGGCGACCGGATTGCGATTATGAAAGACGGCGCTATCGTTCAGGTGGGCACCGCGCAGCAAATTGTGGCTCATCCTGTGGATGAATATGTGCGCGAGTTTACTCAAGATGTGCCGCGCACGAAAGTACTCACCGCCGAAACGATTATGCTGTCGCATGATGGCAAAAATGCCCTTTCTGGCGAGGCGGTTTTATACAATACCACCATTGAAGCCTTAATCCCGCGCATCAGCGCCACGGATGCACTTTTCCCGGTGGTCAATGCTGCCGACGAAATCATCGGTGTGCTGGATCGGCACACGGTGTTGATGGCTCTGGCAGAGTCCTGA
- a CDS encoding TetR/AcrR family transcriptional regulator, with translation MRRNRTASQTRRKIFKACSRILQHEGLANLTLEAVADEAGLSKGGLLYHFPTKTALVEGLFEYHNNEFEERLQELAEQEGDKPGAWLRAYAKASIEQMSDPDNVSLYASLFAAEERYASAHRLMRDKYISWQKRIDACRLDSDWAMLVRFAVDGLWFAEMHRYAPPDVERRDKIVAMILDLTHKENIPD, from the coding sequence GTGCGTAGAAACCGGACCGCATCTCAGACCCGCCGGAAAATTTTCAAGGCTTGCAGCCGTATCTTGCAACACGAAGGTCTTGCAAACTTGACGCTGGAAGCTGTCGCTGATGAGGCCGGTTTGAGCAAAGGGGGCTTGCTGTACCATTTCCCCACAAAGACCGCCCTTGTCGAAGGACTTTTTGAATACCATAATAATGAATTTGAAGAACGTTTACAAGAATTAGCCGAACAAGAAGGCGACAAACCCGGGGCCTGGCTGCGCGCCTATGCCAAAGCCTCGATTGAGCAAATGTCCGATCCCGATAATGTCAGCCTGTATGCCAGCCTGTTTGCTGCCGAAGAACGCTATGCCAGCGCCCACAGGCTTATGCGTGATAAATATATTTCCTGGCAAAAGCGCATCGACGCCTGCCGCCTGGATTCGGATTGGGCAATGTTGGTGCGCTTTGCTGTCGATGGCCTGTGGTTTGCCGAAATGCACCGCTATGCGCCGCCGGATGTTGAACGGCGCGACAAAATTGTTGCCATGATTCTCGATTTAACCCATAAGGAAAATATTCCCGATTAG
- the betA gene encoding choline dehydrogenase, producing MTNSKQYDTIIVGGGSAGCVLANRLSADKNNAVLVLEAGRPDSWWDLFIQMPAALTYPIGSKHYDWCYESEPEPFMHNRRIYQGRGKILGGSSSINGMIFQRANPMDYERWAADPGMEGWDYAHCLPYFQRMENSLAGGDEKFRGFDGPLVLERGPATNPLFTAFFEAVQQAGYPLTDDVNGYKQEGFAPFDRNIRKGRRMSASRTYLHPVMDRPNLEVRTRTLVTRILFEGKRAVGVEVSTRGKKSEKIYGKDIILSGGAINSPQLLQLSGVGNAAELAALGIPVVHDLPGVGENLQDHLEVYVQFSCKQPVSVYPALKWYNKPWVGLQWLLFKKGPAASNHFEGGGFARSNEAVEYPNLMFHFLPVAIRYDGTSPSGGHGYQVHVGPMYSDARGSIKIKSTDPTEYPALRFNYLSTDQDRREWVEAIHVARNILNQPAFEPYNAGEVSPGPSVKTDEEILAWVGRDGETAYHPSCTCKMGTDAMAVVDPNTMRVHGVEGLRVVDSSVLPYVPNANNYAPTMMLAEKAADLILENTPLVADVDFYRHKK from the coding sequence ATGACAAATTCGAAGCAATATGACACCATTATTGTCGGCGGTGGTTCGGCGGGGTGTGTTTTAGCCAATCGCCTGAGTGCAGACAAAAACAACGCTGTACTGGTATTGGAGGCCGGACGCCCTGATTCCTGGTGGGATCTTTTTATTCAGATGCCCGCAGCGCTGACCTACCCCATCGGCAGCAAGCATTACGACTGGTGTTACGAATCGGAGCCGGAACCGTTTATGCACAACCGGCGCATTTATCAGGGACGCGGCAAAATTCTGGGGGGATCCAGCAGCATTAACGGGATGATCTTCCAGCGCGCCAACCCGATGGATTACGAACGCTGGGCAGCTGATCCGGGTATGGAGGGGTGGGACTATGCCCATTGTTTGCCTTATTTCCAGCGCATGGAAAATTCGCTGGCTGGGGGCGATGAGAAATTCCGCGGTTTCGATGGCCCATTGGTGCTGGAACGCGGCCCGGCGACCAACCCGCTCTTTACGGCTTTCTTCGAAGCTGTGCAACAGGCCGGGTATCCGCTGACCGATGATGTCAACGGGTATAAACAGGAAGGCTTTGCACCCTTTGACCGCAATATCCGCAAGGGACGCCGCATGAGCGCCTCGCGGACCTATTTGCACCCCGTTATGGATCGCCCCAACCTGGAGGTGCGCACGCGCACCCTGGTGACCAGGATTCTCTTTGAGGGTAAACGTGCCGTCGGGGTGGAGGTATCCACACGGGGCAAGAAATCCGAAAAAATCTACGGGAAAGATATTATTCTCAGCGGCGGGGCAATCAATTCGCCGCAACTGCTGCAACTCTCCGGGGTGGGCAATGCCGCCGAGTTGGCAGCTCTGGGAATTCCAGTCGTGCATGATCTACCGGGCGTGGGCGAAAATTTACAGGATCACTTGGAAGTATATGTGCAGTTTTCCTGCAAACAGCCCGTTTCGGTGTATCCGGCGCTGAAGTGGTATAACAAACCCTGGGTGGGTTTGCAATGGCTGCTTTTCAAGAAAGGCCCGGCGGCCAGCAACCACTTTGAAGGCGGTGGATTTGCGCGCAGCAATGAAGCTGTGGAGTATCCCAATTTGATGTTCCACTTCTTGCCGGTGGCGATCCGTTATGATGGCACATCGCCCAGCGGCGGACACGGGTATCAGGTGCATGTGGGCCCCATGTATTCGGATGCGCGCGGCTCGATCAAGATCAAATCGACAGACCCAACCGAGTATCCAGCGTTGCGGTTCAATTATCTTTCTACAGATCAGGATCGGCGCGAGTGGGTTGAAGCCATTCATGTAGCGCGTAATATTCTCAACCAGCCTGCTTTCGAGCCTTATAACGCCGGCGAAGTTTCCCCCGGCCCATCGGTGAAAACGGATGAAGAGATTCTGGCCTGGGTCGGCCGCGATGGCGAGACGGCTTATCACCCCTCCTGTACCTGCAAAATGGGTACGGACGCGATGGCGGTGGTAGACCCGAATACGATGCGCGTGCATGGCGTGGAGGGGTTACGCGTGGTGGATTCTTCGGTGCTGCCTTACGTGCCCAATGCCAACAACTACGCCCCTACAATGATGCTGGCGGAGAAAGCCGCCGATCTGATTTTGGAAAATACGCCGCTGGTCGCCGATGTAGATTTTTACCGGCATAAGAAGTAA
- a CDS encoding SelT/SelW/SelH family protein — MAALLRQFEADIQAITLVPSDSGKFEVSVDGRLIFSKLKNGRHTDPDEIIAMIK; from the coding sequence ATGGCCGCGCTCTTGCGACAATTTGAAGCGGATATTCAGGCGATTACGCTTGTGCCGTCCGATTCGGGGAAATTTGAGGTCAGCGTAGATGGACGTTTGATTTTCTCGAAACTAAAAAACGGACGGCACACCGATCCGGATGAAATTATCGCAATGATTAAATAG
- the trpS gene encoding tryptophan--tRNA ligase gives MTAAKKHKGRVFSGARPTGRQHLGNYLGAIKNYVALQDLYEEAIYCIVDIHALTTVETTQNLKQNTYEMALDWLAAGLSPEKSMIFVQSHIPEVVELSTFFSMVTPLGKLTDLPTFKEKIRQQPHNINYGLVGYPVLMAADIALYKAVAVPVGIDQAPHIEFTREVVRSFNYRYQTKVLVEPQMKATQIPKVMGIDGLNKMSKSLDNHIELAATPEETQKRVMQMVTDPQRARRTDPGNPDICNVFTMHKIFSTDEDVQMINTECRQAGIGCVDCKKIFAKNLNEHLEPFRTRRAELDQTPDQVWEVLLDGGQRARKIAQQTIAEVKEAIGLP, from the coding sequence ATGACAGCAGCAAAGAAACACAAAGGGCGCGTATTTTCTGGCGCGCGCCCAACGGGACGACAGCATTTGGGGAATTATCTTGGCGCGATCAAGAATTATGTCGCCCTGCAAGATTTATATGAAGAAGCCATCTACTGCATTGTGGATATTCACGCGCTAACAACAGTCGAAACCACTCAAAATCTGAAGCAGAATACCTACGAAATGGCGCTCGACTGGCTGGCCGCAGGGCTGTCGCCAGAAAAGAGCATGATCTTTGTGCAATCGCATATCCCCGAAGTCGTTGAACTGAGTACATTCTTTTCAATGGTCACACCCCTGGGCAAGTTGACCGATCTACCCACCTTCAAGGAGAAAATCCGCCAGCAGCCGCATAATATCAACTATGGGCTGGTTGGGTATCCGGTTTTAATGGCCGCAGATATTGCATTATACAAAGCGGTGGCTGTCCCCGTGGGGATTGATCAAGCCCCCCATATCGAGTTCACGCGCGAGGTCGTGCGCTCGTTCAATTACCGTTACCAGACGAAGGTGCTGGTTGAGCCGCAAATGAAGGCTACCCAAATCCCCAAGGTCATGGGCATTGACGGCCTGAACAAGATGAGCAAGAGTCTCGATAACCATATCGAGTTGGCGGCCACCCCCGAAGAAACACAAAAACGCGTCATGCAAATGGTCACCGATCCGCAACGGGCGCGCCGCACTGACCCCGGCAACCCGGATATATGCAATGTTTTCACCATGCACAAAATTTTCTCTACCGATGAAGACGTGCAGATGATCAATACCGAGTGCCGTCAGGCTGGAATTGGCTGCGTGGATTGCAAAAAGATTTTCGCCAAAAATCTAAACGAACATCTGGAGCCTTTCCGCACTCGCAGGGCCGAACTTGACCAGACTCCCGATCAGGTTTGGGAGGTTCTGCTGGATGGCGGTCAGCGTGCGCGAAAGATTGCCCAACAAACCATTGCCGAAGTGAAAGAGGCGATCGGCCTGCCATAA